The proteins below are encoded in one region of Streptomyces marianii:
- a CDS encoding S-methyl-5'-thioadenosine phosphorylase: MANAENTQRAEIGVIGGSGFYSFLENVTEAEITTPYGSPSDSLFFGELAGRKVAFLPRHGRSHRLPPHRINYRANLWALRSVGVRQVLGPCAVGGLRPEYGPGTLLVPDQLVDRTKSRADTYFDGEPLTNGEVPNVVHVSLADPYCPAGRTAALTAARGRDWEPVDGGTLVVVEGPRFGTRAESRWHAAMGWSVVGMTGHPEAALARELELCYASMNLVTDLDAGAESGGGVSHAEVLEVFAANVDRLRDVLFDAVAGLPANEARDCLCKSALNGLKTGITLP; this comes from the coding sequence ATGGCCAACGCAGAGAACACACAGCGCGCGGAGATCGGCGTCATCGGCGGCTCCGGTTTCTACTCGTTCCTGGAGAACGTGACCGAGGCGGAGATCACGACGCCGTACGGCAGCCCCAGTGATTCCCTGTTCTTCGGCGAGCTCGCGGGCAGGAAGGTCGCCTTCCTGCCCCGGCACGGCCGCAGCCACCGCCTCCCGCCGCACCGCATCAACTACCGCGCCAACCTGTGGGCCCTGCGGTCCGTGGGCGTTCGCCAGGTCCTGGGGCCGTGTGCCGTCGGCGGCCTCCGGCCGGAGTACGGACCCGGGACCCTGCTCGTCCCCGACCAGTTGGTGGACCGGACCAAGTCCCGGGCCGACACGTACTTCGACGGTGAGCCGCTGACGAACGGCGAGGTGCCCAACGTCGTCCATGTGTCGCTCGCCGACCCGTACTGCCCGGCGGGCCGGACGGCCGCGCTGACCGCGGCTCGCGGGCGCGACTGGGAGCCGGTCGACGGCGGAACGCTCGTGGTGGTGGAGGGGCCGCGCTTCGGCACCCGCGCCGAGTCCCGCTGGCACGCGGCCATGGGCTGGTCGGTGGTCGGCATGACCGGGCACCCCGAGGCCGCGCTCGCCCGTGAGCTGGAGCTCTGCTACGCGTCCATGAACCTGGTGACGGACCTCGACGCAGGGGCGGAGAGCGGCGGGGGCGTCTCGCACGCGGAAGTCCTGGAGGTCTTCGCCGCGAACGTCGACCGGCTGAGGGACGTCCTGTTCGACGCGGTGGCCGGACTGCCGGCGAACGAGGCACGCGACTGCCTCTGCAAGAGCGCGCTGAACGGCCTGAAGACGGGCATAACGCTGCCGTAG